TCGGCGATCGCGGTCCACCTCGCCCGCCGGTCCGGGCGCCCGCGCCCCCTGGTCCTCTTCGATCCGATGCCGACCACCGACGACGACGTCGCCCGCGCCTACGCCGACGCGATCGCCCAGGTGCCGGGGGGCGGCGAGCCGCCGGTACCGATCGAGGAGCTGCCCGCCGAACCGGAGCCGTTCCTGAAGGCCGTCCGCGAGGACCTGACACTGCGCGCGGAGACGGCCCTGCGGGCGCAGGGGCTGGGCGACGACGTGATCGCCGAGCCGGTCGCGCACTTCGCCCGGCAGCACCTGTCCTATCTCGCCTACCTGCTGGCGGCGCGGGGCGCGCTGCCCAAGGAGCCCATCGGGCCGATGCTCCAGGTTCTCTCCCGCGACCACCCCGACCACCGGGACTGGCTCCCCGAGGGGGAGCTGACCACCCTACGCATCGACAGCGACCGGGCCGGGCTCACGGCCCACGAGTCGACCAGGACCGGCGTCGTGTCGTTCCTGTCCGCGACAACGAGGAGGCAACAAGCATGACGGGCGAAGAACTGCGGACCGCCGTTCGGACGATCTGGCGGGAGGTGCTCGGGGCCGACGTGGACGACGACACCGACTTCTTCGACGCGGGCGGCACCTCGTTCGCCGCGCTGCGCATCGTCGCGACGCTCAACGACCGGCACGGGACCCCGACGCCGGTGAAGGTGCTGTTCGACAGCCCCCGGTTCGCCGACTTCGTCGCGGTCCTGGACAAGGAGCCCGAGCTCAGCCCGCACAGCTGACGGGGCCGGCCGCAAGCGGGCCGCCCGGCAGGCGGCCGACCCGGCAGGCGGCCCACCCGTCGCACGGCTCCGTGAACCACGTACGCGGTCAGCACCTCGCACACCCGCCGCCGCACCAGTTCGTCCAGGTGCGGCGGCTCACCCGTGCCCGTGGGGACCACGGACCTCGATCTGCCGGTCGATCCGACCGAGGAACTCCGGCGTCCCGCCCTCGAACCGGCGGCATGCATCGCACGCCGACCGCCTGCGGTCGCAACGGCCGGTCACGACGGCCGGTCCCAACAGCCGGTCGCGACATACAGCGTGTGCGCATCGCCGCGCCTGCTCGGCCGGCTCCCGGCAGTGTCGTCGCACCGCTCTGCCGACCGCCGGTCCACCGCATCCTCGCCGACGCCGACGGCGCGGGCCGTCACCTGACCGCTCGGGCCGCGCCACCCGGCCGCTCGGGCCGCCGCCACCCGGCCGGTCGTCGACCCGTCCGGCGGCAGCGGGACGTCCTGCGCGCACCGCCGCCCGGAAGGGTGTGCCGTGCCCGGACACGCCCACGTCGACGTTCTGGTGCACGTCGTATCGCCTGGTCAACGTCCTGTCTGAGCTGGACATTCGGAGTGCCGCCTGTTGCGATGAGGACTTCCGGGCCATCGAGATTCGGGGGGCGTCCTTGTCTGTGTCGTTGACGGTCGACTTGTTGGATTCGGCGCCGTACGCGGACGGCAACCCGTACGAGGTGTGGCGGGCCATGCGGGAGGCCGGCCCCGTGCACCACCAGGTGGCGAAGACCGGCTCGGTGTTCTGGGCCGTGGTCGGGCACGAGGCCGGCAAACGGGTGCTGACCGACTGGAAGGTCTTCACCTCCACCCGCGGCACGACGCTGCGCGAGGACGACAACTCCGCTCCGTACCCCGGGGCCGGGAAGATGCCGGTCCTCACCGATCCGCCGCGCCACACCGACCTGCGCAGGGCTGTCGCCCCGTTGTTCACGCCGCGGGCCGTGGAGAGGCTGAGCGGGCTCGCCCACGAGGTGGCGGGCTCGCTCCTGGCCGATCTGCGCGAGCGGGGCGGCGGCGACTTCGTCACCGATGTGGCCGCGAAGTTCCCCCTCGCGGTCCAGGCCGGGATCCTGGGCATCCCTCCCGGGGACATCCCGCTGATCCTGGATGCCACGGGCCGCTCCGTGGACGAGACGGAGCACGGGGCCTCCGGCCACCACGACGTGATGACGTACTACCTGAAGGCGCTCGACGCCCGGCGGGGAGAAGCCGGCCGGGACCTGATCGGCGTGCTGCTGGAGGCTCGCGCGCGCGGCCTGCCGTTGTCGGACGAGGAGATCGTCCTGACCTGCGACAACATCGTGGTGGCCGCGAGCCAGACGGCCCGGCACGCGGCCAGCGGCAGCCTGCTGGCCCTGCTGGAGCACCCGGCGGCGTGGCAGGCGCTGCGCGAGGGGCGGGTGGGAGTCGACTCCGCCATCGAGGAACTGCTGCGCTGGACCGCGCCGGCCACGCACGTGATGCGCACCGCGGTGTGCGACACCGAACTCGCCGGCGCCACGATCCGGGCCGGTGACGCGGTGGCGGTGTGGATCGCCTCCGCCAACCGCGACGGCGCCGTCTTCGCCGACCCGGAGAAACTGGTCCTGGACCGCCGTCCCAACCCGCACCTGACCCTCGGCGCCGGTATGCACTTCTGCCTCGGCTCCGCCCTGGTCCGTGTGCTGCTGCGGGCGCTGCTGGAGGAGCTGATCGGGGCCGACATGTCCCTGGCGCTCGCGAAGCCGCCCGCCCGGCAGTCCACCTGGGTGGCCAACGGCCTGCGCTCCCTGCCGGTGACGGTCGTCCCCGCCTGACCGTCCCCGCCCGACCGTCCCCGCCCGACCGTCCCCGCCCGACCGGCTCCGGCCCCCGCCCCCGGCGGGGAACAGCCGTACCCCACAGCGGACTTGACGGGTCTGCCGTTCCAGGCCCGCGATCAGCCGGCTCCCGGCGATGCTCGGGCCGACGCGGCTGCGCACCGTACAGCCCCTGTTCCGCGAGCACGATCCGACCACCCCAGGGAAGGCACCGTGAACAGCGAACTCCTTGTCTCCGACGCGAGCCGGTTCCGGGTCGACTACGAGATCA
This window of the Streptomyces sp. NBC_01275 genome carries:
- a CDS encoding acyl carrier protein, with translation MTGEELRTAVRTIWREVLGADVDDDTDFFDAGGTSFAALRIVATLNDRHGTPTPVKVLFDSPRFADFVAVLDKEPELSPHS
- a CDS encoding cytochrome P450; translated protein: MDSAPYADGNPYEVWRAMREAGPVHHQVAKTGSVFWAVVGHEAGKRVLTDWKVFTSTRGTTLREDDNSAPYPGAGKMPVLTDPPRHTDLRRAVAPLFTPRAVERLSGLAHEVAGSLLADLRERGGGDFVTDVAAKFPLAVQAGILGIPPGDIPLILDATGRSVDETEHGASGHHDVMTYYLKALDARRGEAGRDLIGVLLEARARGLPLSDEEIVLTCDNIVVAASQTARHAASGSLLALLEHPAAWQALREGRVGVDSAIEELLRWTAPATHVMRTAVCDTELAGATIRAGDAVAVWIASANRDGAVFADPEKLVLDRRPNPHLTLGAGMHFCLGSALVRVLLRALLEELIGADMSLALAKPPARQSTWVANGLRSLPVTVVPA